The Phycisphaeraceae bacterium genome includes a window with the following:
- a CDS encoding Na+/H+ antiporter NhaC family protein: MSDPGPAKAWTMPPALVILSCVLLLAAIASMTVPRGTFEREQRFFPTLHRVTVTAPNTTPAQLATSNGLDASDSWRALNPQTRQPIEDLSDYQGNDVLLAGSDGWNRTVVIPGSYKRLSDDDQSRWSELPTVMGRVLLAPILGIQDKAQIIGFVLLIGGGFGIMLGTGAIDRGLRDAVLGLEAAHLRLLVIPVSFALFSLGGSVFGLGESTIAFVLITIPLAIRLGYDTVTGVAMCYFASQIGFAAAFMNPFTLGIGQSIAELPYLSGFGLRVTIWCIMTALGIAFVLWHAERVRRDPSRSPTIALDLERRAHAESAEDHHGELTLRDGLVLIVTLGSMVGAAWGVSAWGWYINEMAALFVGCGVLAGIFAGLSPQAMAKRFIEGTAMMVEACLIIAVSAGVVIVLQQGQVLDTLLQTMADPLASLPGWLAPVVVMLVQAVINFFVPSGSGQAAMTMPIITPLCDLIGIERQVGVLSFQFGDGLGNTLIPTSAVLMGVLGAARIDWAVWVRWVLPFVVFLHAVAAVILMIVTQGPASWLT; the protein is encoded by the coding sequence ATGAGTGATCCAGGACCAGCCAAAGCCTGGACCATGCCACCAGCCCTCGTGATCCTCTCCTGTGTCCTCCTCCTCGCCGCCATCGCCTCCATGACCGTCCCTCGCGGCACCTTCGAACGCGAACAACGCTTCTTCCCCACCCTCCATCGCGTCACCGTCACCGCCCCAAACACCACCCCCGCCCAGCTTGCCACCAGCAACGGCCTCGATGCCTCAGATTCCTGGCGCGCGCTCAACCCGCAAACCCGCCAGCCAATCGAAGACCTCTCCGACTATCAGGGAAACGATGTCCTGCTGGCTGGATCCGACGGCTGGAACCGCACCGTCGTCATCCCCGGTTCCTACAAGCGTCTCTCAGATGACGACCAGTCACGCTGGTCCGAACTGCCCACCGTCATGGGCCGCGTCCTGCTCGCCCCCATCCTCGGCATCCAGGACAAAGCCCAGATCATCGGCTTTGTCCTGCTCATTGGTGGAGGCTTCGGCATCATGCTCGGGACCGGCGCCATCGACCGCGGACTCCGGGACGCCGTCCTCGGACTCGAAGCCGCCCACCTACGCCTCCTGGTCATCCCCGTCAGCTTCGCACTCTTTAGCCTCGGCGGGTCAGTTTTCGGCCTGGGTGAGTCCACCATCGCCTTCGTCCTCATCACCATCCCGCTCGCGATCCGGCTGGGCTACGACACCGTCACAGGCGTCGCCATGTGCTACTTCGCCTCGCAGATCGGCTTCGCAGCCGCCTTTATGAACCCCTTCACCCTCGGCATAGGTCAGTCCATCGCCGAACTCCCCTATCTCTCAGGCTTCGGCCTGCGCGTGACGATCTGGTGCATCATGACCGCCCTCGGCATCGCCTTTGTCCTCTGGCACGCCGAACGCGTCCGCCGCGACCCCTCCAGATCACCGACCATAGCCCTCGACCTCGAACGCCGAGCCCACGCCGAATCAGCTGAAGATCACCACGGCGAACTCACCCTCCGGGACGGCCTTGTGCTCATCGTCACCCTCGGCTCGATGGTTGGAGCCGCCTGGGGCGTCTCCGCCTGGGGCTGGTACATCAACGAGATGGCCGCCTTGTTCGTCGGCTGCGGCGTCCTCGCGGGCATCTTCGCCGGACTCAGCCCCCAAGCCATGGCCAAGCGCTTTATTGAGGGCACCGCCATGATGGTCGAAGCCTGCCTGATCATCGCCGTCTCGGCTGGCGTGGTGATCGTCCTCCAGCAGGGCCAGGTCCTCGACACCCTCCTCCAGACGATGGCCGACCCACTCGCCTCGCTGCCGGGTTGGCTCGCACCGGTGGTCGTGATGCTCGTGCAGGCCGTCATCAACTTCTTCGTGCCCTCAGGCTCCGGACAGGCCGCCATGACGATGCCGATTATCACACCTCTCTGCGATCTGATCGGTATCGAGCGTCAGGTCGGCGTCCTCTCTTTCCAGTTCGGCGATGGCCTGGGCAACACCCTTATCCCCACCTCCGCCGTCCTCATGGGCGTGCTCGGCGCAGCCCGCATCGACTGGGCCGTCTGGGTCCGTTGGGTCCTGCCCTTCGTCGTCTTCCTCCATGCTGTCGCAGCCGTGATCCTCATGATCGTGACGCAGGGCCCCG